The genomic DNA cttgatcgaggtacgaagtagtgaATGGAGAGTTGGTgaggcggcaacgacggcagcgcgTAACCAGAAGGCTAAACGCAGGCACGAGTCGAAACGACCTCAGTCCTACAGGGCAAGACAACTTGTTCCACAACTCAATATCCTCTGCTCACCTACggcgtaggtaggtatgcAGGCCCTTTTCATATACCAACGGTCAGCGGTTCGATATCGAAACGTTCAAGTCACCAGAGCGTTGCAAAAATAATAACCCACGGCCCGTATCCGCAGGGTCAAGGCACAAGACCTGTGACAGCAAAAACGTACCTCGGCAACACCAAATTCGTCGACCGAGTTTGGCGAGTCTCAGTCAAACGTTTCGGAAGGGCGGCTGTATGCCCgtgtggcagcggcggcggcggcggcggtcgtgaTATGCACActcacacgcacgcacgcacgcacgcgcagccGTCGACACCTTCTGCCCACAGCTGCCCGAAACCTCAGGAACGAGCCAAGCACAGAAAAGAGGTTTTTTTTCCCTTTAGCTGGACGTGGGCAAAAAAGACTGCGTTCGTCTCGTCGTTGGGAGGCAGAAGAGGACGGACGTTGCCCTCGGTTGCTGGGCCGACAGTGGGGGGAGGACGGAAGGAGAGGGTGGACCAGCGAAGAGGGCCGAAAAATCGAGAGGTGCTGTCCGTATACGTATGTATGACAGCTGCGATGCGAGGCTCGTTTGAGATAGTGCGGCCTACCAAGGTCGGGTGTATACCGGTGGGCAGCTTCAACGGTCGCTGACGCTACAACGATGTGTGCATAGCAGTCGAGAAAGTCGGTTGGAAAGGCGGTGGCTGGGCGTCCCATTAGGATATCCTCCTCAGATCCCTGGCGGCATCTGGTGCCAGTGAGATGGCCTGCGACCTTTACTTTGCTTTGCCCCGCCGCTCCGCAACGTCATGTGTGCCGCTGTGCATGACAAGACGTGCGAAAAATAATACCTTTGCAATCATTTTACATCATGTTATTTGATTAAGATATTAAACCGTCGCCTTGGTCCCCAATGCGCTCTGCACAGCGAGGCTGACTGCGATAGTAGAGGGTACCGCACTATCAAGACTTAACGCCCGTCGCAGGGCCAGCGAGCCTCTGCACCCCCTGAATGAACccccctggctggctgtgccCCCAGTGCTCCAAGCGtccgacatcatcatcaccacatAAAAACCTTGTGTGCGTGGCCCATTGCCTAATGGCccgcgggcgtcgctgccgctgaaTGCATGCCCTGTCTAATCCAACTCCAGCAGCCGTAAATGAGCAAGCCCAGAATCACCGTCCCACCTCGTCCCACACAGGACGACGTACGACACTCTGGCATCCCCCGCCCCGAGGCCCTTGAGCCAGCTCAGCGTCGTCCGCATCGCGGCGCTCTAGTCCACCTCGGAGTCGCTGAACagacctggccgccgcgacggcgacaggcTCCGGCTGTGCGGCCGGTTGTGGCCCGGCTTGTATGCGCTCGACCACTGGCCCTCCTCCATTGGGTGCTCCTTGatcgtctcctcctcgccctcgccgtacATCAAGTACTGTACGCCCAGCAGGCAGTCGCACGCCGCCTGGAACAGTCCGCACACCTTGAAGGCCACCGGAAtttccgtcgtcgccgtaaAGAACCAAAACACCttcatggcgtcgccgccaatcCACGCCACGAGCAGCGACAGCCGGAAGCCCTTGCACGACTTGGACTGCAAGTTGGCGAGCAGCTGTGGGATCGGCAGGGTGGCCTCGACCGAGAGGCCGATGTATCCGATCAACATCGAATACGTCGAGTACAGCGGAGGCAGGGGGGCTAGGATCAGTTCGCATACAAcaagcccggcgaggaggtAGACAAGGAACTGCCAGTATCTTTCTGCCATGTCAGTTCATGCTGTGAGCAGCTAAGATGCATCGTCACTCACGGCTTGTGCGACCGCCACTGCCAGAAGCTGTATGGCCGCTGTGCGCTGAGGAAGCCATCATGCTGCACGCTCGAGAATGGCaggctgccctcgccgcccttggatGACGGTGCGGGCCGGTGGTCGAGTGCTATCTtgaggaggacgagctgcatTGCTACCATGATGAGTGACTGCACTAGCAAGCTCGTATCGAACCGGGCGCCGGGCCAGTAAAAGATTCTGGGATGAATACGAGCGTCAGCAAGGCCAGTCGCCACACGGGAAGTTCGCCATCGCGAGCCAAGACAGGGCACACGCGCGCATACCTGAAGaaggaggcgacgagcatGATGAGGGGGATGTCGAGGGAGAAGCCAGCGCTGGACTTGGTGCGGTGCATCGAGAGCGCCTGGTCGCCGTACGAGAGGATGGGCGACATGATGATGAACAACGGGGCAATGTAGCCCGTACAATTGGTGAGCCAGCTCATCGTGGGCGACCCGTCACCTGTAACCGCTTCCTTTGATCGAGTGCTGAGCCGGGTCGGGGCAAAGGACGCTGGCGGGATGCCGTGCaacgatgccggcgaggcgatgcggcggacgagggccACGGGGTCCGACAAGGCAAGAAATGCTGATGATATCCTAAATTGTTTGTCCACTGCCTACCGCAACAAGGCCATTCGCAAGCGTCCTCGACAAGAGATTAAAACGAATGAGTCGGATAGAACGCACGCAGGGGCAGGGCGATGCCAGGGACCGACGCGACCGGAAACGGCGggagatgacgatggtgttGGAAAAATTGCTGGTGCTGGAATGGATTCTGTTCGAGCGAGACGCGCCAGAGGCGGCGAGTGGATGGATTGAATggatggaggcgccggcgtcagcggaaaggggggggggggggcagctgGCCAGCCGagtgcccgcgcgcccgcagccagtgccagccagccagccttaCTGGGCCTTGGctttttttcccctttgCAGGGGCCGCTTCGCCCAGTCCCTAGGCCGTGTGTGCGCTGCGCCAAAGACCTGGTACCGGCCGTTTGGCGGACTTGGGCGCGGCTTTGTCAAGTACCGCTAGCTAGCACCTGGCTGCGCTCCCATTCCAGCCCAATCAGGAACAGGCGGGAGGGTCTTCACGCGACCGTCCAACCCGGACCCACCAGTTTTCAATCAGTCAATCAGAACGGACCAGGCCAAGCCAGAAGGAAGGAACCACCACCCCTGCGTGCCTGGCCGCCTTCCATCCTTCTATGCGACTTCTGGCAGCTAAAGTTCGTTCTGCAGTGCCGCCGAATCGGGAAGTCGCCAATCTGTCTAAGACCTGCGTCTCCTCCTAACGATGGGCACATTGTCCTCCACGCCCTCCCAGCCCATGCAAAACCATACTCTGTCAGCATATTCCTATGAGGATTTCCCTACTTCCGCGTTTCATCATCTCTCTATCTAACGCCGTACGAAACGACATGTCAGCTCTCGGCACTGCTGTACTTCGTAAGTTGTAGTGTTCACTCTTTCAATGTGTCCATCTGCCATGAAACTCTCTGTGGACCGCGTTCTTCTACCTGGCGACATTCTCCCTGTCACATTTCCACTGGTATTGCCTGGTCCGGTAT from Purpureocillium takamizusanense chromosome 4, complete sequence includes the following:
- a CDS encoding uncharacterized protein (TransMembrane:6 (o6-25i37-57o69-87i133-155o161-180i192-210o)~COG:S~EggNog:ENOG503NXA6), translating into MSWLTNCTGYIAPLFIIMSPILSYGDQALSMHRTKSSAGFSLDIPLIMLVASFFRIFYWPGARFDTSLLVQSLIMVAMQLVLLKIALDHRPAPSSKGGEGSLPFSSVQHDGFLSAQRPYSFWQWRSHKPYWQFLVYLLAGLVVCELILAPLPPLYSTYSMLIGYIGLSVEATLPIPQLLANLQSKSCKGFRLSLLVAWIGGDAMKVFWFFTATTEIPVAFKVCGLFQAACDCLLGVQYLMYGEGEEETIKEHPMEEGQWSSAYKPGHNRPHSRSLSPSRRPGLFSDSEVD